The DNA sequence ACAGAGGAGAATGTTTTGGCCCAGATACGAGCAGACCTCGTTACTGGAAACCTGACCTCGGCTCTTGCGGTTTTCAAGGCTGGGTTGGAGCTGCATGGCTATGGTCAACCTCTCGACTTGCTCGTTGCGTATGGCATCTCGGCCAATAACTGGgacttggtgatgaaggGTTGGAGAATGTACACTGAAGTTTTGACAACTGGTGTTGATGTGCCTGTTGCCTGGTTATCGCTGCCAGCCGAGCCCGCCATGAGTGGTGGAACCAAGGTCAACCGCTCAGGCGAGTTTTCTGCCGATCTACTAGCTGAAGCTCCCACAAACACGGTTCAtcagggtggtgatgttctcGCCTCAAGGAGACCGGGCAGTGGGCAGTGGAACTACGTTTCTACACCCGCTGTGAAGTATACCCAGCTATCCACGATATCAGACCTGCCTGCTCGAATTCGACACCATTTTGCAAAGCTCTCCAAGGCACATCAAAAACTGCCCAAAGAACAACGGCCTTTGAGAGGGCTATTCCGGCATGTGGCGAGGAACTCATTGCATCTATTTCAGCCTACAGTTGCCGAGTTGATTCTGGATCATGCTGCGGATTCAGCCTCCTACGAAGCGTACATCGTCCATCTCGCAGAGCAAGGCCAGGTGAAAGAGGCCGAGCAGCAGTACATGAGATATAGATCTCTGAAAGATTTGAAACCACGGGCCGCTGTCTTGCATGCCATAGTGCCCGCCTATTACCCCGACCATGTGCAAGGCATGGAACGTTTGCGCGAGGATTGGTACCGGGGCTATCCACACCCAGATGAAGTGGCATACAAAAAGTTCCTCACATACTACGCCAAGAGGGGCGATCTAAGGTCTTTTATGAACATGACCAAGGAATATGAGGAGCACTACGATCCCAATCTCCAAAAAGACCCCATGTATGTTCGAACACTCATGCATGCCCATGCGGTACGTGGAGACCCCGATTCTGCTCAGCTCGTCATGGAGGATGCTGCCGAGACTTTGGGCTACCAGCCTGGTCGCATGGAGCAGAATATCTTGTTGAAGGCTTACTACAATGAGGGTGACTACGATGCCGCTCTCGATCTCTTCTCACGCATGTGGGAGATGAACAATGTGGATCAGTACGCTCTGACGACGGTGATGAAGAACGCCGGCTGGAGAGGTGATCTTTCCTTCGTTCTCGAGCTTTTCGCAATGGCCAAGGAACGCAACATCCCCTTCTCGCTTACCATGATGACCTGCTTGGTTGAGGCCTATTGTAAAAATGATCGTTATAGCGAGGCCGAAAATCTTGCTATCGACATCACAAAGGAGAACAAGCTCGAAGGGGACTATGTTCACATGTGGAACTTGCTCATCCGTTTCAACGCCAAACGTCGAGATTTGTCGGCCGTCAACCGCCTTTTGGGGGCCATGTCACAGCGAAATGTCACGTACAACCAAGACACATACAGCGGCCTTCTCCTGACTCTTCTCTACTGCCGCCAAGCACACCACGCCATGCATCTGCTCCACGTTGCCCGGACGCAGAGTGGCTTCGAACCGACTGCTCACCACTACACGCTTCTCATTGCCGCCTTCATGTACAGTGGCGAACCGATCATGGCGCAAAAGATTCTCAACATGATGAAGGACATGAACTTTCCCCAGTCAGCCAAGCTCATGGCAACTGCCATCAGCGTCCTCAGCAGATACGAGGATATCCCACCAGCCTTGAGACACGAGAATGATGCCCGTGGCTATCTCAGAAGAGCACTGAATTACTTCTACCAGGTCCTCGACCTGGAGAGAAAGGGCTCTCCCGATGCGCGGCGTGACATGATCAACATCTACTCCAAGATGACCTTTGTCCTGACCCAAATGCGGCGgttcaccaccatcaaggaCATCATCGCCCTTCACAATGCGCGATGGCCGCGGCAGTCGACCTTGCAGAAAGTCCCGCTCAAGCTGCTCCACGACATCATGCTGGCAGACTTTCACGAGGGGAACTATGACCGACTGCAAGAGACGTGGGATATCATCCTTGAGCGCACGGTCAAGCGCGGCATGTCGGTCATGGCTCAGGCGGGTCCGATGTCTCAGGAGGATCAAAAGGTCATGGTGGCGCAAAAGTATAGGTTGTGCGACCCCCTCAAGACGATGCAGAGGTTTTATCTTGAGAGTGAGGATGCTGATGGGCTTATCAACCTCATTGACACCGTCAGGGCGAAGGGGTTTGAGCTCGACAGCAAAAACTGGAATTACTACGTCCAGGGTCTTGCCAGGCTGAAGCGGTGGCGATTAGCCTTTTCGATTTGCGAGGATAGGTTGATGGGTCAGTGGCTTGGCTGGCAGACGGACAGGGCGGCGAATATGGAGATGTGGAAGCTACCTGTGGAGGTGAGGCGGTTGGCTAGCGATCcgaagaggccgaggccgattGCGCACACGCTGTTTATTCTTGCAAAGGAGTATATGGATCTGGAGAAGATCACGCCCTGGTCGAATGATGCGTTGAGGGAGTTTAGGTTGATCAAGAAGAGCGCGCCGAGGGTGGTGCAGGCTATTTCGAACATTGCGGCGGGGCATccgttggagagggagatttttggggatgatgaggggtaTAGGAGCCGGTTGAAGTATGTGCCTCCGccgctggagaggagggggaggaggaggagagagttggtcggggaggagggggaggaggagatgagggagaggaaggcggagTCGCAGAAGGCTGCGCTGGCGAGGCAGCAGGCCATGATTAGGAGGATGGCGGAACGGATTGCTGCTGAGCAGGTTGCTAAAGAGCaggctggggaggttgagtggGAGGAAAgaaatggggagggggaggaggaggagggggaggatgagtaCTAAATGGGTGGTGTATGATATGGatggggggggagaggtctGTATACTATGTGTATATCTTGCATTTTGTACATATCCAAGAGAGGGCGGTGGGGCGTCTGCATGATGTTTATGGTTTTTGGAAGGTCGGTATATTCTTTTTTGGGTTATGATGGTGGGCTGGTACATGATGACTCTACTCGAAGAAGCTCTTGAACATGTAGACAATTCTCATAGAAGGAGGATAGGTAGGTACATAGGCAGGTGAAAAATAAGACTTGAACATAGTAGTGGTGTAATTACCTGTATAAGCGTTTACTGCATTTTTGCCTGCCGGAATTATCCGGACTTTTTGCAGAGTGGGTCATCACTTTATGCCACATTCAACCTGCTTTCTCTTCCCCGTCCGACCGCGTGCGTGGTTGACTGATGGCTGCGACTCGACGCGACAAGTGGTTGCTtgccaaaaaaagaaaaagtaaTTTGCTGGAGGGACATCGAACAttgacaacgacaacgacaacaacaacaacaacaacaacaacaacacgagCGCAAGCATTTTATCCAACTCTGAACGGAGTGATTTTTCAGTCAGATTTTCGATTGAGCAAAAAATATTAATAGCATACACTTTTTTCCCCCGGAATACCTGGGCAAACTATTCTCAGAACCAGAGCAAACAAccaactaccaccaccacttgcGTAAAACCgaaccagcaacaccacacgCACGGCTCAAACTGGGATAGGAGACACGATGTTGTTCCCCGAAGAACACGAAAACGACCTCAAACTCTTCCTCGTCCAAAAGATCGAAAAGACGCCCGACGCTGACGAGGTCGACGCGGAGGTGCTCGCGGATTATGTCCTTGCTTTGCTGAAGCATGATGGGGATGTAGAGAGTGTGAGGCAGACTTGCGTGGCTAGTTTGCCTGATTTTCTTGGGGaaggttttgtttttggctcAGGGAATGTAAGGCGGGAACTGACAAAGTTTTGATGACAGGCACGCAGCAGTTTGTCGACGGGATTTTAGAGGCGATTACGTTCAAGACTTATCTTCCGAATGCGcttccgccaccaccaccaccgccgccgatgacGGGGTTGTTGTACGATGATGATCAGGCTGGGAATGGGTATCTACGACAGGGGCAAGCAGCGGGACAACAGAATaatgggtttgggggagggggagggggaaacaGGAAGAGGGGGTATAATGATCTGGATAGCCCTGCGACTGGGGCAGAGGCTTATCATGCCCGGGCTTTTAAGCAGCCCAGACGGGGGAGtgctgggagggggtttgagcAGTCGCTGCTGGggtcgagtggtggtgggttctTGGATCCGGAGTATGCGGCCAAGTTTATGTTTAATGTGTTGAATCAGCCCGAGTTTATGGCCGCTGCTGCGCAgaatggaggtggaggtggggggggggggaggaacaagaagaagaagagggcgcCAAAGTGTAGGGATTATGTCAACAAGGGGGTTTGTCCCAGGGGGTTCAACTGCAGGTTTGATCACTCGAGTGATGATCCGGcgggttttggtgggggtggggggtttgggcaGGTAGAAGGTATGTTGAACGGGGCAGGAGGGCAAAGAGTTGTGGGAAGGTTGCTAACTTTGTGATAGAATACGATCCAGCTAATGCCCTCATGACAAACACGTTTCCGCAGCcgggtgctggccttccagGGATGCCTTCTTTCGGCGAAATGTTTGCTCAGAGCCAGCCGAAACAGCACAACTCCCACCGGTCTAAGGGGCAGGGTGGGAACCGCGGCGGTCGCCAAAagcgaggtggtggggacagATCAACTTTCTCAGCAGAGGGACCAGTAAGTGATCGGACCAAGTCGACCATCGTGGTGGAGAGCATCCCAGAGGAAAACTTCGACGAGGATCAAGTTAGAGACTTTTTCAGCCAGTTTGGGAACATCCTCGAGGTGAAGATGTATCCATACAAGAGACTGGCCGTGGTCAAGTTTGACTGCTGGGAGGCTGCCAATGCGGCGTACAAGTCGCCAAAGGTCATCTTTGAGAACCGATTTGTGAAGGTGTTCTGGTTTAAGGACGAAGAACAAAttgcaccacctcctgggaaacagggtggtggtgtgaatGGGGGTGCCTCTGGgcaagggggagaggaagcacCGGAGAATGTGCCGCTGACCGAGGAGCAGTTGGAGGAGATTAGGAAACGGCAGGAGGAAGCGCAGAAGGTatttgaggagaagatgaggaagagggaggagttagaaagaaaacagaagGACATTGATGAGCGGCAGAAGGAGCTTCTTGCTGCCCAGGAGGAATTGAAGGCGAAGCTGGCgaggaaaggggagggtgtgggggatggggaaggtgagggttCGACGTCAAAGCAGCCTATGACGCAGTCAGAAGCTCTGAGGGCTCAATTGGCtcggttggaggaggaagctaGGCAGATCGGGCTCGATCCCCATGCCGAaatggatggggaggaagggttaGAGGCCAGCTGGGGTGCTCCGAGAGGGGGTTACTATGGCCGTGGAAGGGGGGCTCCGTGGCGAGGAGGCTTTGTTCCTCGGGCTCGCGGATTTGCGTCGAGAGGGTTCCGGGGGGGTTTTCGTGGGAGAGCCGACGTTCACGCGGCTTATGCGGCTTATTCGCTTGATAACAGACcaaagagggtggtggtttcgggTGTGGATTTCACAGAGGGCCAAAGGGACGAGGTGCTTCGGCAGTATCTCTTTGTGAGTTTTTACCTCTTCTCATCTGTCTGTCATCTTATTAACATGACATCCCAGGGTGTTGGCGAATTCACCCACATCAACCACAGCTCCAGCCCCCCAACAACCGAAATAACCTTCAAGGACCGCAAGACAGCCGAGAAGTTCTACAACAGCGTCAGCCTCAACGATTACACCATCCCCGAGATCGAAGGGCAGGTCGAGTTGTCATGGGCTAgtccctcatcctcttcgacGGCACTGTCGACGCCTACGGCAAGCGGGTTCAGCCACGTCAATGGTGTCGCTACGAATAAGTCCACTGGGGTCACCGCTCAGAACGGTGATGAGGACGGACATGATCAGGATCATGATGGGGAGAGTGTTGATGACGATAGGGACGTCAGGATACTGCTTGACCATCAGCCGGAGCAAGAGAAGGATAAGGACAGGGAGCAGAATGAGATGGATTATGaggttgctgatgatgcgGATCAGTGGTATTAGCACTACCACCGTTCTAGAAGATAGGCGGGTGTCTCATtgggggtggagaaggggataAGGGGGCTGAGAGTGTTGTGAATTCATGTATATATTATTGGGGTAGGGTTGTTGGATCATTGCTTGGTATGCATGATGGGCTTGGTGTGGGTTTCCTCCGTTGCTGGCTGCTCTGAATGGGGGATAATCGGTGGGCATATTCATCCGAGGGATGAGGGTGGGATGGATACACTGGGAAAATGTATGGATATGGGTGGCTGTTGTCTTGTGCATGGTTTACACCTTGGACATTTTGGCCTGGGTGATAGCGATGGCTTTCCCTGCTGGATGAAAAGTCCTATCAGGCAATCTTGAACGGAAAAGAGTTTGATCACAACTGTCTGAGCCCATGCCAAGTAGAGTTTGTATCACGACAAACATGCTTCAAAAGCCTCATAGGCATAAAGGCCATCGTCACTTCACAACTTGTCGACAAAGACCCGGTCCTCCCACGAAATGCCAAGTAATTGACCTTGAAATTCCATTTATAATGCCACAATCTCGCCTACTCTttcacatacgaccatatcCAGCTGAaagctcgggatcccgtccgctctcccctcgATAAGCAGCTGAGAGCCGAaccagtactcaggtgggtgaccactggggaatcctcggtgttgtatgttttttttggtctaATTCCCCCCCCCTAAGCTCTTTTCTAAGGGCTTAGCATTTACTACATATTCaccatccagctccttgattGCTTTATCTTGGAGTGTCAAGACATGTTCACACGAAGGATTAAGCATAGTGGGTGGATGAGGTAGCACGGCATTTCACTAGTGCGGTTGCTTTTGGAAGCTGCACCAGCACATCACCTGCCTCCCGCGTTTGAAGATAGACAGCTTGCAAGTGTGCCCCCATCTTTAGGAAGAAATATACCTCATGATTCCTGGATACAAAATGTGGAATGAGACAGCGGGAGCAGCCGTCATACCCCACGGGATTCCTCATGCAGAGAGCAGCACTGCGGCTTAGCGCTCAAGGGGGAAGGACGTTGAGGTGTGGCGTATGCAGCTTgcgaaaagggggaaggtggGCGGTGGGTTGTTATCAGATGGGCTTGATGAGGGAGGGACATGATGCCATTCAGTTGAGGCAACGACTTGCAGATAAATACGGTGATTCATCATGACAATCTCTAGCTTAGCtgcccaacctcatccctaTCTTCAAACACTGCCCGCTTATCACCTGCCGAAATGTTGTTCTCTACCGCCCTGCTGGCACTCCTCCCGGCAGTCCTCGCGGCCCCTGCTCCATTGATCCAACCCCGCGACCCGTCTGCTAAGCTCATCCCAGGTAAATACATTGTCAAGTTCAAAGATGATTCCTCCGACGTCCTGATCAGCAAGGCCCTTGGTGGTCGAAAGCCTGATTACATTTACAAATCCAAAGGGTTCAAGGGGTTCGCGGGGGCTCTTGATGCTGCCTCACTAAACAAGATCAGGGGCCTCCCAGAGGTGGGTTTTTTGTCCCCCTCTCCGTTGGTTGTAGATTATTGACATGATAGTAAAAAGGTCGAATACATCGAACAAGACGCTTCCTTCACCATCGGCTCTGCCGCCGAGCTAGTCTCGAAGCGGTATCTCATCACGCAAGCCAACGCCCCCTGGAACCTGGCGAGGATCTCGAGTCATACGCTTGGGTCGACGGTGTACAGGTATGACAACAGCAGCGGGTTTGGGACTTGTTCGTACGTGATTGATACGGGGGTTCAGGTTACGCATCCGGTGTGTGTCCCCTCTCTTTCAGAATAAAGTGGAATAGATGCTGACGTAAGTCGAAGCAATTCGCCGGCAACGCCGTCTGGGGCACCAACACTGCCGGTGACGGGATCAACACCGACGCCAACGGGCATGGCACCGCGCTTGCCGGCGTCATTGGTGCGCAGATTTATGGTGTGGCGAAGAAGACAAAGATTGTTGCTGTCAAGGTGTTGGGTGCTTCTGGTTCGGGGACCACGTACgttccccccttcttcccacccacccccacttCTTCTCCTATCGTGTCTAACCTTGGGTAGATCAGGTGTAATCGCCGGAATGAACTGGGTCATCCAAGACAAGGCCACTCGCGGCTGTCCAAAGGGTGTTTCGGCCAATATTGCGCTTGGGGGGTCCTTCTCCGCAGCTATGAACAacgctgttgctgccatgGTGTCCAACAGTGTGtttgtggctgttgctgctggggggagTAACACTAATGCTGGAAACACATCCCCGGCGAGCGCGCCGCAGGCTTGTACCGCTGCTGCGAGCACGGCGAGTGATGCGAGGGCTAGTAGCTCGAATTATGGGGCTGTGATTGATATTTTTGCGCCGGGGGAGAGGATTTTGACGGCTTGGATTAATGGGGGGACGGTGAGTAATTTCCCTACTctggggtgatggggaaagggagatggCTGACAATGGAATAGAATACGCTTTCTGGAACGTCGTTTGCTGCGGCGCATATCACGGGCTTGGGGTCGTATTTGTTTGGGCTGCCGAATGCGAGTCAGACAGGGGCGAATATGTGTACATATATTCAGAGCATTGCTACGGTGGGTGTGTTGACGGGGGTGCCGGCGGGGACGGTGAATTTGTTGGCTTATAATGGGTGGGATTTGTTTACTTTCCCCTGAGGGTTGTCagtgtcacacggcaaaagccaaccacctgcaaccacggccagcaacactgtcgataccaccgcaaggaggggtaactgcaagttgtgaacctctcgttgaaagcgaggcaggcaatctgaaggcatggcggttatcaaaggaagcccactggcccctgagatattgaggaacttggcagcggctcga is a window from the Podospora pseudocomata strain CBS 415.72m chromosome 6, whole genome shotgun sequence genome containing:
- a CDS encoding hypothetical protein (COG:O; EggNog:ENOG503NU05; MEROPS:MER0000338) — its product is MLFSTALLALLPAVLAAPAPLIQPRDPSAKLIPGKYIVKFKDDSSDVLISKALGGRKPDYIYKSKGFKGFAGALDAASLNKIRGLPEVEYIEQDASFTIGSAAELVSKRYLITQANAPWNLARISSHTLGSTVYRYDNSSGFGTCSYVIDTGVQVTHPQFAGNAVWGTNTAGDGINTDANGHGTALAGVIGAQIYGVAKKTKIVAVKVLGASGSGTTSGVIAGMNWVIQDKATRGCPKGVSANIALGGSFSAAMNNAVAAMVSNSVFVAVAAGGSNTNAGNTSPASAPQACTAAASTASDARASSSNYGAVIDIFAPGERILTAWINGGTNTLSGTSFAAAHITGLGSYLFGLPNASQTGANMCTYIQSIATVGVLTGVPAGTVNLLAYNGWDLFTFP
- a CDS encoding hypothetical protein (EggNog:ENOG503NY31; COG:A), which translates into the protein MLFPEEHENDLKLFLVQKIEKTPDADEVDAEVLADYVLALLKHDGDVESVRQTCVASTQQFVDGILEAITFKTYLPNALPPPPPPPPMTGLLYDDDQAGNGYLRQGQAAGQQNNGFGGGGGGNRKRGYNDLDSPATGAEAYHARAFKQPRRGSAGRGFEQSLLGSSGGGFLDPEYAAKFMFNVLNQPEFMAAAAQNGGGGGGGGRNKKKKRAPKCRDYVNKGVCPRGFNCRFDHSSDDPAGFGGGGGFGQVEEYDPANALMTNTFPQPGAGLPGMPSFGEMFAQSQPKQHNSHRSKGQGGNRGGRQKRGGGDRSTFSAEGPVSDRTKSTIVVESIPEENFDEDQVRDFFSQFGNILEVKMYPYKRLAVVKFDCWEAANAAYKSPKVIFENRFVKVFWFKDEEQIAPPPGKQGGGVNGGASGQGGEEAPENVPLTEEQLEEIRKRQEEAQKVFEEKMRKREELERKQKDIDERQKELLAAQEELKAKLARKGEGVGDGEGEGSTSKQPMTQSEALRAQLARLEEEARQIGLDPHAEMDGEEGLEASWGAPRGGYYGRGRGAPWRGGFVPRARGFASRGFRGGFRGRADVHAAYAAYSLDNRPKRVVVSGVDFTEGQRDEVLRQYLFGVGEFTHINHSSSPPTTEITFKDRKTAEKFYNSVSLNDYTIPEIEGQVELSWASPSSSSTALSTPTASGFSHVNGVATNKSTGVTAQNGDEDGHDQDHDGESVDDDRDVRILLDHQPEQEKDKDREQNEMDYEVADDADQWY
- a CDS encoding hypothetical protein (EggNog:ENOG503NW6B; COG:S), giving the protein MLERAATTLEPCSSLQRILPSARHCLQTRRQLHTAFWQHGAYDFELSDACQAILRAPRSEPAPTRPSSRNKQIPEPMMASVFLLDFLYPRGAVAMLRRMYPVLPKRLEPIAKVHQPFSRLFMSSYQDRNQGPPSSQVGARGPPNQTQTQYYEEDGEAEFQAPSWEENDAEVWTLEDYKRLPAVERLEVFIDNKTFRGNYERIWETFAELSPEVQMHFRPKVIRALATSARPLEAWRVQELFAVYDVEDWTEENVLAQIRADLVTGNLTSALAVFKAGLELHGYGQPLDLLVAYGISANNWDLVMKGWRMYTEVLTTGVDVPVAWLSLPAEPAMSGGTKVNRSGEFSADLLAEAPTNTVHQGGDVLASRRPGSGQWNYVSTPAVKYTQLSTISDLPARIRHHFAKLSKAHQKLPKEQRPLRGLFRHVARNSLHLFQPTVAELILDHAADSASYEAYIVHLAEQGQVKEAEQQYMRYRSLKDLKPRAAVLHAIVPAYYPDHVQGMERLREDWYRGYPHPDEVAYKKFLTYYAKRGDLRSFMNMTKEYEEHYDPNLQKDPMYVRTLMHAHAVRGDPDSAQLVMEDAAETLGYQPGRMEQNILLKAYYNEGDYDAALDLFSRMWEMNNVDQYALTTVMKNAGWRGDLSFVLELFAMAKERNIPFSLTMMTCLVEAYCKNDRYSEAENLAIDITKENKLEGDYVHMWNLLIRFNAKRRDLSAVNRLLGAMSQRNVTYNQDTYSGLLLTLLYCRQAHHAMHLLHVARTQSGFEPTAHHYTLLIAAFMYSGEPIMAQKILNMMKDMNFPQSAKLMATAISVLSRYEDIPPALRHENDARGYLRRALNYFYQVLDLERKGSPDARRDMINIYSKMTFVLTQMRRFTTIKDIIALHNARWPRQSTLQKVPLKLLHDIMLADFHEGNYDRLQETWDIILERTVKRGMSVMAQAGPMSQEDQKVMVAQKYRLCDPLKTMQRFYLESEDADGLINLIDTVRAKGFELDSKNWNYYVQGLARLKRWRLAFSICEDRLMGQWLGWQTDRAANMEMWKLPVEVRRLASDPKRPRPIAHTLFILAKEYMDLEKITPWSNDALREFRLIKKSAPRVVQAISNIAAGHPLEREIFGDDEGYRSRLKYVPPPLERRGRRRRELVGEEGEEEMRERKAESQKAALARQQAMIRRMAERIAAEQVAKEQAGEVEWEERNGEGEEEEGEDEY